The sequence tttGTATTGCACGATTTTGATTACTAAGTGTACTAATTAATTTCCGTTTTTCCCGATAGATGGCGTTCTGTTTGTATGTTTTGTGTTGCTGTTGGTAAAAAATAGGTGGCATTAAATTTCGTTGTGATGACTGTCGAaatcgcgttgttttttttccaaagaaaAGGAAAGTTACTGGTGATATATTCAAAAGAAAATGTGACCGAGAAGAGGAAATTTATAATGATCGTTCTCTAACTCTATGTGAAACATGCTTTCGAGACATGAATTATCAGAGATACTCTAATGGTATCAAACTAACATTGCATTAAAAGCTTTGCAATTAGTATcggaaaattattcaaaagcgcaatcaaattgaaaactttGCAGTCGTATTTATAGATTTGAAAAAGATAAAAGATTCAGAAACTGTTCAACTCACTCTTGATTTTcatagcgattgcatagcctatcCATACGAGAAAGGCTAAAATTGTACTTCAACAGTATGTTGACTAGATTAGTGCCACATTCACACAAAAAACTATTTAACCATTATTACGAAATGAACGATCGCCAAGAAAACAATAATCATCCGTCGCATGTAATTCGAACTATTTCCAGTACGTCGCGGTTCATTGAACAACAACGCGCCACCGGTTACGTAGAAACGGtcgaatatacactgaaaacctATTCAATATTTGTACACACTTCACTGGATAATTTCTGAGCGTGTCCAAACGGAAGGCAGATGTCGACGCGGTTGCCACCACCACCGTTGTGTGAATAATTACTTTTCTACCCACTGATGCATGCAGCGAATTAAACCAATCAACCTTTTTCGAGCAATGGTTTGATCTAAGCCGGCCGGTCGGTCTCATCGTCACCATCGTACCATAAAGTCGCCGGATGATGCGAGCTATGCGCTCAAggcaacattaaaaaaaaacatcagccTGTTCGGGCCAACAAAACCAAAAGATCGATCCTTTCTTCGTCTGCAATCTTTTcttcgatgatgatgatgatgaggaaCAAGGCCTGACGGGGAGACGTGATTAGATCAACATTCCTTAGACAGATTTTGACTTCTGCGGCAGAAGTCGACCGTGCTGCCAATTAAGATGGCGCTACCCAGTGTTATAAGTCTGTTTTGAGATACCGATCAAAAACGATTATGTGGGAGCAAAAAATCGAGCGGAAAATGCTTAGCACAGGATAACCAACGAACGTGTTCGTATGGGCAGATGTCGATGAAGACCAATGCATGcaataaaatgatcaaaaatCACAGTTTCGTGTGTGAGATTTATGGGTCTTTCAGTCTGTTTGATTAGTGACGGTGGTGGCCGGGAAGGACCGCAACCAGGAAGGCTAAATACATGACTGATCGCTCCAGGGATGAACATTTTGAATGCATCACAACCGAATTCAACCGACTTGACCGGCCGTTCGGCATAACCGGTACAAAGCtagcattttttttcgttttttagaATATCATGGAGAACTGAACATTCAGGTAAAAGAAATTGAAATGTTTGGCATTCACCAGTGCACCGAAAACGAAAACTTTCGCATTTATATTTTATTACGTACAATACAAAATGGATTGATGCTATTATACTTCACATCATTATACTTAGATAagaacgattgagtttcaaagtcGTACAGTTGCCCGTATCAACACAATCACAAATTAATATTGTGGATAATTTGAAGTAGCAGTATAAATGTTTAGAATAATCTATTTACTAACAAACTAAATTGGTGACAACCCGGGTGGATGTAAATAGCAAAGAAAGACCAAAGATACAACAAATTTAGAACTTGCTATTTCTAGGCTGTCATTgcaatacttgatattttcttagTATTTCAATGAAGGAATCAAGAAATAGTTTAATGCCATCTATATTAGTTATTGCATCTCATTTTATTattgatgaaatatttatttgtaaTCTGTACAACTGATCGAATAGATCCGTCTTCGAATAAAAAGCAATTTAATAAACTGACTCAGAATTAGATAAAAGAATTGTTTATAATATTATTCTGAATATAATCTGAATGTTAAAAAAACAACtcagataaatttgttttctagaaatattttactattggtttgtttatttgtttggagccgggaaaagcccgctggagcagAGATTTTTAAACCTCCTCcaataggcataaaaccttctcgttttttgtatcaacagattgaaATTATCCAGCAGATACATTTTTTTACTTAAAAATACAACTATCACAAATATTTATCTCAgcataacaaataaaaaaaaattaaaaaaataaagtaaCATAAATACTATAACTGTGCCTGTCTCTGAGATCGTAGATAGAATTAGAGCTAACTAGAGAGAGTATTCAggaaacgtttttttgcagtAGTACGCGACAAGTGGAAATCGAAAACATCAGAACAGCGATTGAAAAGGCGACATATGCTGAGGAAAGGTTCGTtagatgcataatttgttctagcacgaggtaacctcagaaatggctggtaTCGAAGACTGCGTCGATGGatgttgaaattcaattttgtaACATATCTGGACAATCAGTtcgtgataatatcaaatcagaaacaaagaCTACTTTTGAGACATCACGGCGAACGAATAGCAGGTCAAGATCAATTAGCTTACAACGGTCCTGGTAGCTGGGAAGGTGATGAGGGTCGTTCCAAGACGATGAACTGCAAAGGGAACGAAGTTGCGttgaatttattatttatttatttatttattattaaatttattcatctgacaataaaatggtcttaatgaattggtttagtcaagtcataaaattgtagatcgctgtactttctgcacgaatttgtgtgatggttcatcaaattcaaaaaggtgttcaacggtgccaaatgtcctcaagcatgatgttatcggttcgtaatacccgaacgtcgttcgatgaaatctcggctgaaATAAACTGGAAGAGCGCagtgatcgttgtgaagcacgaaaatcgagttgagacaaaatcttcggtgagtcgatatccccgttgatcagttttgccacgaaagtagtttgctgaattttcctgcgtcgttccaatgagtcgagtccgatcagtcgacagcgatcgtggtatggtggaagatcaagcgggttctgccagggaaggtttcttagagcaagacgaacaaatcgtttctgaacgcgctcaatccgtaagttccatgtaagttgataaggactccaaattacgctagcattttccagtattggacgaaccaaagaacaatataacgccttcaaacaatacggatctttgaagtcccgcCCGATCTTTGCAATAAAACCTAGTTGTCTGGTCGCTTTTGAAATTACAGATGAACGATGCAGATTGAAGGTAAGTTtggcatctaacaaaacaccaaggtcattaacatggtcaactctctggagcgtttgtccatcaattgcatagtcgaatcgaattgggttcagtattcggtgaaacgttatgacctggcattttgaaatgctgacaatcaaccagtttctacgacaccaggcgacaaatgtatctagaagtttttgaagccggaagcagtcgtcaatagagcgaacttcaagatataatttcaaatcatcggcatatactaatctgcagccaactccgagcaccgaaacagcatcgttgaagaacagcaaaaacaaaagtggacccatattgctgccttgaggaactcctgataaatttgagaacgaagatgatacacaagagcctctaccacataagtaagagcatagccagtcagtaaacttttgtgtggcgcccagccgcaacatcttgcacaagagtattcggtggtcaattcggtcgaaagctgctttcagatcagtgtatactgcatcaatttgtactttattctccaaactagaaaaacaactggaagtgaaatctaagagattcgtgctgactgaacgacctggcataaatccatgctgatcagtagagatgtaatttttagtacgaaaaagtacctcagtgctcacaattatttcgaacagtttagatgcagctgataaattggttatgcctcgataatttctaacatttgtacgatcaccgctcttgtatacaggAAACATGAAAGACTGCTTCCAAGTCATCGGAAAAATACCTTGCTCAAACGATTTGTTAAATATAGTGCACAAAGGATCGGCTAAAGCAGAAGCGCAATGACTGTACACCGCTGCAGGTATGCCATCTGGTCCGGCAGAGAACGATCGTTTCAACTTCTTCGCTGCGGCAACAATCATATCGGAAGTAACCAAAAATGTGTCAATGTGCACTAAATTCTCAGGAACATCCACCGCGGCGGTCTCCGCATCGATACCGGAGGCTGTTTTTTCTGCAAACCccgaagcaaagaactttgcaaacagATCACATGACTCCAAGGATGACCTGGATTCAACACCATCGAGACAAACTTTTGAAGGAATTGATGAGCATTTACGTTTCGAGTTTACAAAAGTCCagaatttttgcgatagttatcACTGGAACTTTTGAACATTCGTTTTATTTCAAAGCTCTTCCAGCGACGATGTTTGCGCTGCCAAGCATTTCGAATTCGTTTCAATTTACGAAGCAAAGCTGTGCTCCAAGGGGGACTTATTGGCCGTTTTACAAAAGGCAAATTTGAACTTAACCACTGAGTTATtttgttacagaaaaaatatgCCATTTCATTTGCGTTGTCGATATCTTGCAAAGCACTCCAGTTAACGTTTTGCAAGAATTCAAGTAAAGcaccaaaatcaatttttctataatttaatGGCCTTGATTCATTCGTGAAGTCCATGTTCCGAAAATTGTTTTCGCAGTCACCAGCCAACGAGATAACTAAAGGCGGATGATGCGGGTCGACAGGTAGCAGTGGAGTAACACTACAATCAACTATTAATTGATGCTCCGAAGaacaaaagaccaaatcgagcaATCGCCCAAGATGATTTCTGCACTGGTTTGCTTGATGTAGATTTAAAAAATCCATACCGTCGATCAGCGCTGTACCAGCAGCGGATGGCAACAAAGAACAAGCGGGTTGTGTTTCTTCATGCCGTTGATTCCACACAATGCGGGGCTGGTTGAAATCACCACACACCAGAACAATATCATTCACAGAACCTTTACTGCACAGTTCCGGAACAGTTGAAATGTGCGCATCGATCACATCAACGTTTTGGCTTTTATCAGGGGGAATGTACACACCGCATAACAGTAACTTTCTACCCCGCACTGTAGCACTTGCACACACTTGTTCAAGACACTGACCATTCACCGTTTCAATGATAGAGCTGACGTGTTTTCGTGAAACGGCAATCAAAACTCCACCAAATGATGCTTTGTCACTATTAGCTGAGCTGCGGTCACAGCGAAAAACATTGAAGGAATTTCCAAACAACTGCTGAGAGTTTATTCGGCTATCCAGTCCGGTCTCGGTCAAAAAGATGACATCAAAGTTGCAGTCACTCGTCGTTAAAAAGATCTCGTCGATTTTTGTCCTCAACCCCCGAACATTCTGGTAGTACACCCAGATACCAACGTCATCTTGTTCGTCATTCTGCGACACGGGATAAAACAAATCAGCGCTTGATAATCTGGAAGCTAACGAATACTTACCAAGATGAGTAGTTTGGAAGACCTCTTCACCACACCTACCCGCAGGACCAGGACGGCTGATGAACGCTGGCAGCGGTGGCACGACTGGGGAAGGGGGGTCAGGGGCTTCCACAATATCAACTACGGTGCGTCCcagtatactgcattgcatcacTGCTGAACTATTCCTCCTTGCGTTGAAACAGGCGTTGGAGATGGATCCACAGCAGCtggtttccaaaatttttgggatgattTCTCCTGGAATTGGCGAAAATAGATTCCTTGGGGCCAAGTTGAAGGTTCCAAGGCGATAGCTTGTAGTGCAGGATCGAGGCCAACTTTAAATGATACAAAAGTCATGTTGCTAACATCGGTACCTTTGGCGACCAGTTTAACAACTACTGGATCctcattcatttcaagattGGCTCGCACCATAGCAGCAATATCATCATTGGTGACGTCTGGACGTATACGAGACAAATATAGCCAAAATTTGTCGGGTTGCTGTTCACAAACTGGAACACAAACAACGTTTTCTCCGATTTGCTTCGATCCAGATTTGCACTCGAAAGCTTTTTGTTCCAAGTCAGGCCCACGAGGTCTTTTGGCTGGACGGCGACCCTCGATGAATGGCCAGCGCATATTGAGCGGTGTGGGAGTCAGAGGAGCAGGTTTCGACAatgttttgatttcgttttgtaAACCATTAATTGCTTCCGTCAACGACACCAAAGGTGAATTTTCGTCTGCCAATTTCGTAATGGAGCGGAGatgcgaattttcgaacaaATTGGCGCAATCATCACAcatccaaaataaatttttacgaTGAGATGAGAAATAGCCCAATAGAGCGCGGGAAACTCCAGAGCATGCCATATGAAACATGCGTCCACAGTAGCCTCTGCATACAACGGAATCGATGCCTGCAATAATCAGACTGCACTTTGCACAATTTTTCTCCGAACTCATTCTAAGTGCAGGAATACGCCTTTAACTATGCAGATGGTAAATCACAGCAGCAAACGGTTCgtcgattgtttattgtcaaacTACAACGACGGCCTCAAGAAGAATAGCTACAGGCACGACACAGATGAACGTGAATTACGACTTGACTAGCACTTGGCGGTTTAGAATAACACCTCACTTCGATCCAGGCAGTATACAGTCATTCACTGATAAAAACTTTAGTGATTAACTAACGCGGAAACGGTTTGAAACGGCAAAAATACGGTATgtaaaaaaacacaacaaactTAACTGAACAGTGTTCCCAaaaaattcaatattcaatacGCTGGATGCCGTTTTGATAGtacggtgcccaaacaacggCAGCGTGCTCGAGAAAAGATCGGACCAAACTGAAATACAGCGCTTTTAAACAGTATGTTATATGTCAGTGAAGTGCTTAGTTACGCGGAATACGAATCCAAGCATTTCAGAAGCTGAAACAGtttaaaatcgtcggcgaatgatagtttTAGGCACTTCAGCGATAAATTTAAATCATTCAAATAAAGTAGAAATATGAAGGGTCCGAGATGAGTGTCTTGAGGTACACTGGAGCTCACTCGGAAAGGCATGATAATACAGGTAACAATTTTTACTGCCATGTCACGATTTGTTAGGTAAGACTGAAGCCAGGCCAAAAGTGCGTCGTTGAATCTGAGCCTCGCTAATTTAGCAACGgctatttgatgatttattttgtcaaaagcagctgAGAAGTCCGTGTATATAGCTCGACCTGTAGTCGCGCTTGTAATGACTGGATGATAAATGATGTGTAAGACACAAGATTTAAAGGCATAAAACCGTGCTGAactggtttgatattacaattacATAAGTTCTTATTACTTATTTTACTTTAATGGTGCACATCCCGTCTCCGGAACATGACCGAACGAATTGTAGATTTCTAGGATGCTCGTTCTTGAGC comes from Malaya genurostris strain Urasoe2022 chromosome 3, Malgen_1.1, whole genome shotgun sequence and encodes:
- the LOC131439448 gene encoding uncharacterized protein LOC131439448, coding for MQCSILGRTVVDIVEAPDPPSPVVPPLPAFISRPGPAASRLSSADLFYPVSQNDEQDDVGIWVYYQNVRGLRTKIDEIFLTTSDCNFDVIFLTETGLDSRINSQQLFGNSFNVFRCDRSSANSDKASFGGVLIAVSRKHVSSIIETVNGQCLEQVCASATVRGRKLLLCGVYIPPDKSQNVDVIDAHISTVPELCSKGSVNDIVLVCGDFNQPRIVWNQRHEETQPACSLLPSAAGTALIDGMDFLNLHQANQCRNHLGRLLDLVFCSSEHQLIVDCSVTPLLPVDPHHPPLVISLAGDCENNFRNMDFTNESRPLNYRKIDFGALLEFLQNVNWSALQDIDNANEMAYFFCNKITQWLSSNLPFVKRPISPPWSTALLRKLKRIRNAWQRKHRRWKSFEIKRMFKSSSDNYRKNSGLL